A region of Bradyrhizobium sp. SZCCHNS1050 DNA encodes the following proteins:
- a CDS encoding acetyl-CoA C-acetyltransferase, translating into MPEAFIYDHVRTPRGRGKADGSLHEVTALALATVPLKALKDRNNIPEDAVDDVVLGVVDPVGEAGSDIARFAALNAGLGDAVPGIQISRFCASGLDAVNFAAAQIMSGQHELVIGGGAESMSRVGIGASGGAWPMDPSMAVPSYFMPQGVSADLIATKYGFSRDDVDAYAVQSQQRAAKSWEEGRFDKSVVPVKDINGLTILAKDEHMRPSTTMQSLAQLQPSFVQMAQMGGFDAVAIQSHPEIERVNYVHHAGNSSGIVDGAGAVLLGSKEAGAKYGMKPRAKIRAFANIGSEPAMMLTGPVDVTEKLFERSGMKKSDIDLFELNEAFASVVLRYMQAFEIDKDKINVNGGAIALGHPLGATGAMILGTVLDELERTGKATALVTLCIGGGMGTATIIERV; encoded by the coding sequence ATGCCTGAGGCGTTTATCTACGACCACGTACGGACTCCCCGCGGCCGCGGCAAGGCCGACGGCAGCCTGCATGAGGTGACCGCGCTCGCGCTCGCCACCGTGCCTTTGAAGGCGCTGAAGGACCGCAACAACATCCCCGAGGACGCGGTCGACGACGTCGTGCTCGGCGTGGTCGATCCGGTCGGCGAGGCCGGCTCCGACATCGCGCGCTTCGCCGCGCTGAATGCGGGTCTCGGCGATGCCGTTCCGGGCATTCAGATCAGCCGCTTCTGCGCCTCCGGCCTCGACGCCGTGAACTTCGCCGCGGCGCAGATCATGAGCGGCCAGCATGAGCTGGTCATCGGTGGTGGTGCGGAATCGATGAGCCGCGTCGGCATCGGTGCTTCCGGCGGCGCCTGGCCGATGGATCCGTCGATGGCGGTGCCGTCCTACTTCATGCCGCAGGGCGTCTCGGCGGACCTGATCGCGACCAAATACGGCTTCTCGCGCGACGACGTCGACGCCTATGCGGTGCAGAGCCAGCAGCGCGCGGCGAAGTCCTGGGAGGAAGGCCGCTTCGACAAGTCGGTGGTGCCGGTCAAGGACATCAACGGCCTGACCATCCTCGCCAAGGACGAGCACATGCGTCCCTCGACGACGATGCAGTCGCTGGCGCAGTTGCAGCCGTCGTTCGTGCAGATGGCGCAGATGGGCGGCTTCGACGCGGTGGCGATCCAGTCGCATCCGGAGATCGAGCGCGTCAACTACGTGCATCACGCCGGCAACTCCTCGGGCATCGTCGACGGCGCCGGTGCGGTGCTGCTCGGCAGCAAGGAGGCAGGCGCGAAGTACGGCATGAAGCCGCGCGCGAAAATCCGTGCCTTCGCCAATATCGGCTCGGAGCCCGCGATGATGCTGACGGGCCCGGTCGACGTGACCGAGAAGCTGTTCGAGCGCTCGGGCATGAAGAAATCCGACATCGATCTGTTCGAGCTCAACGAGGCGTTCGCCTCGGTTGTGCTGCGCTACATGCAGGCGTTCGAGATCGACAAGGACAAGATCAACGTCAATGGCGGCGCGATCGCGCTCGGCCATCCGCTCGGCGCCACCGGCGCGATGATCCTCGGCACCGTGCTCGACGAGCTCGAGCGCACCGGCAAGGCGACCGCGCTGGTGACGCTGTGCATCGGCGGCGGCATGGGCACCGCGACCATCATCGAGCGGGTGTGA
- a CDS encoding acyl-CoA dehydrogenase C-terminal domain-containing protein: protein MPIYKAPVEDVTFLLNDVFQIDRYDNLPGFSDASADVREAILGEAAKLAEEVLHPLNRVGDLEGCKRHDDGSVTTPKGFKDAYKQIVEGGWLGLSAPTEYGGQGLPVTLSQTVNEFQCSANMAFSMYGGLTMGATAALIVHGSEEQKKTYVPKMVAGEWTGTMNLTEPHCGTDLGLLRTKAVRQADGSFRISGTKIFISAGEHDLAPNIIHLVLARIEGAPAGIKGVSLFVVPKFMVNPDGTVGARNGVTCGSIEHKMGIHGNSTCVMNYDNATGWLIGEENKGMQGMFVMMNEARLGVAVQGLAQSEVAYQNAVAYARERIQGRSLTGPKAPDKAADPIIVHPDVRRTLLSIRAFNEAARAMVVWTSLKSDVAHRSQDPKDRQAADDHMGLMTPVMKGYMTDMGFANAVQAQQMYGGHGYIAEWGMEQFVRDARIAMIYEGANGIQALDLVGRKLPRDGGRAVMAFFNEVGSFAKEQGGNDAMKPFVAPLSTALGHLQQATTWLMQNAMTKPDNAGAAATDYMHLFALVTFGYMWAKMAKVAQDKIAAGDGSTYLTTKLVTGRFFMERVLPETAAHLARLQAGCATVMELPAEAF from the coding sequence ATGCCGATCTACAAAGCCCCCGTGGAAGATGTCACCTTCCTGCTCAACGACGTGTTCCAGATCGACCGCTACGACAATCTGCCGGGATTCTCCGATGCTTCGGCGGATGTCCGCGAGGCGATCCTCGGCGAAGCCGCCAAGCTCGCCGAAGAGGTGCTGCATCCGCTGAATCGCGTGGGTGATCTCGAAGGCTGCAAGCGCCATGACGACGGCAGCGTGACCACGCCGAAAGGCTTCAAGGACGCCTACAAGCAGATCGTCGAGGGCGGCTGGCTCGGCCTGTCGGCGCCAACCGAATATGGCGGGCAGGGCCTGCCGGTGACGCTCAGCCAGACCGTCAACGAATTCCAGTGCTCCGCCAACATGGCGTTCTCGATGTATGGCGGCCTCACCATGGGCGCCACCGCGGCACTCATCGTGCATGGCAGCGAGGAGCAGAAGAAGACCTACGTGCCGAAGATGGTCGCCGGCGAGTGGACCGGCACCATGAACCTCACCGAGCCGCATTGCGGCACCGACCTCGGCCTGCTCCGCACCAAGGCGGTGCGCCAGGCCGACGGCAGCTTCAGGATTTCCGGCACCAAGATCTTCATCTCGGCCGGCGAGCACGACTTGGCTCCCAACATCATCCACCTCGTGCTCGCCCGCATCGAGGGCGCGCCGGCCGGCATCAAGGGCGTGTCGCTGTTCGTGGTGCCCAAGTTCATGGTCAATCCCGACGGCACGGTGGGGGCGCGCAACGGCGTCACCTGCGGCTCGATCGAGCACAAGATGGGCATCCACGGCAATTCGACCTGTGTGATGAACTACGACAACGCCACCGGCTGGCTGATCGGCGAAGAGAACAAGGGCATGCAGGGCATGTTCGTGATGATGAACGAGGCCCGGCTCGGCGTCGCCGTGCAGGGTCTCGCGCAGTCCGAGGTGGCCTATCAGAACGCGGTCGCCTATGCGCGCGAGCGCATCCAGGGCCGCTCGCTGACTGGGCCCAAGGCGCCCGACAAGGCCGCCGATCCGATCATCGTGCATCCCGACGTGCGCCGGACCCTGCTGTCGATCCGCGCCTTCAACGAGGCTGCGCGCGCCATGGTGGTGTGGACCTCGCTGAAGAGCGACGTCGCGCACCGCTCGCAGGACCCGAAGGACCGCCAGGCCGCCGACGACCACATGGGCCTGATGACCCCGGTCATGAAGGGCTACATGACCGACATGGGCTTCGCCAACGCGGTCCAGGCGCAGCAGATGTATGGCGGCCACGGCTACATCGCCGAGTGGGGCATGGAGCAGTTCGTGCGCGATGCGCGCATCGCCATGATCTACGAAGGCGCCAACGGCATCCAGGCGCTGGATCTCGTCGGCCGCAAGCTGCCGCGCGACGGCGGCCGCGCCGTGATGGCCTTCTTCAACGAGGTCGGCTCGTTCGCCAAGGAGCAGGGCGGCAACGACGCGATGAAGCCGTTCGTAGCCCCGTTGTCGACCGCGCTCGGCCATCTGCAGCAGGCCACCACGTGGCTGATGCAGAACGCGATGACCAAGCCGGACAATGCCGGCGCCGCCGCGACCGACTACATGCATCTCTTTGCGCTGGTCACCTTCGGCTACATGTGGGCGAAGATGGCGAAGGTGGCGCAGGACAAGATTGCGGCCGGCGACGGCTCGACCTATCTCACCACCAAGCTGGTGACGGGTCGCTTCTTCATGGAGCGCGTGCTGCCCGAAACGGCGGCGCATCTCGCCCGCCTCCAGGCCGGTTGTGCGACCGTGATGGAACTGCCGGCGGAAGCCTTCTGA
- a CDS encoding nuclear transport factor 2 family protein, with translation MTMTGLDGWYGYMRSHDLGALRELLHPDAVFESPVVHTPQRGRDITFKYLASAEKVLGGPGFKYVGEWRNATGAVLEFENEIEGIKLNGVDIISFDDAGLITHFKVMVRPLKAINLLHRLMGEQLAAMSKPS, from the coding sequence ATGACAATGACCGGCCTCGATGGATGGTACGGCTACATGAGGTCTCACGATCTCGGCGCTTTGCGGGAGCTGCTGCATCCCGACGCCGTGTTCGAAAGTCCCGTCGTGCACACGCCGCAACGCGGCCGCGACATTACCTTCAAATATCTCGCGAGTGCTGAGAAAGTCTTAGGCGGTCCCGGATTCAAGTATGTCGGGGAGTGGCGTAACGCCACGGGCGCCGTGCTCGAATTCGAGAACGAGATCGAAGGGATCAAGCTCAACGGCGTCGATATCATCAGCTTCGACGACGCCGGTCTGATCACACATTTCAAGGTCATGGTGCGCCCGCTCAAGGCGATCAATTTGCTGCACCGCCTGATGGGCGAACAGCTCGCCGCCATGAGCAAGCCGTCGTGA
- a CDS encoding PadR family transcriptional regulator, with translation MALGDAILACLTEHPMTGYELAKTFDSSIGFFWKTDHQQIYRELSRLRDRGYIQGREVVQTGKPNKLVYTLTAEGRAAFRSWAARPSTPASTKDDLLVRLYALGAADIGPIRADLMARLEHHRDRAERYDRILKKHYADGNVAPADMGKLLNLRLGLRHERMVAEWCEEAITALSTISGASSVRPLDPSSRENAG, from the coding sequence ATGGCCCTCGGCGACGCCATCCTCGCCTGCCTCACCGAACATCCGATGACGGGCTACGAGCTCGCCAAGACGTTCGACTCCTCGATCGGCTTCTTCTGGAAGACGGACCACCAGCAGATCTACCGCGAGCTGTCGCGGCTGCGCGACCGCGGCTACATCCAGGGGCGCGAGGTGGTGCAGACCGGCAAGCCCAACAAGCTGGTCTACACATTGACCGCGGAGGGCCGCGCGGCGTTTCGCAGCTGGGCGGCGCGGCCGAGCACGCCGGCCTCGACGAAGGACGATCTTCTCGTCCGGCTCTATGCACTGGGCGCCGCCGACATCGGGCCGATCCGGGCCGACCTGATGGCGCGGCTCGAGCATCATCGCGACCGCGCCGAGCGCTACGATCGCATCCTCAAGAAGCATTATGCGGACGGCAACGTGGCCCCGGCCGATATGGGCAAGCTCCTCAACCTGCGTCTCGGCTTGCGCCACGAACGCATGGTGGCGGAATGGTGCGAGGAAGCGATCACCGCGCTGTCGACGATATCCGGCGCGAGCAGCGTGCGGCCGCTCGATCCATCATCGCGTGAAAATGCCGGCTGA
- a CDS encoding sulfite exporter TauE/SafE family protein produces MQIYLPIADIPVNIFLLLAMGAAVGFVSGMFGIGGGFLMTPLLIFVGITPAVAVASVSSHIAASSFSGALSYWRRRAIDPSLAAVLMIGGALGTGLGVATFTLLRSLGQLDLMIALSYVVLLTSVGGTMFWEGLRAMMRARQGAVATVRRPGSHVWIHGLPLKMRFKRSKIYVSVIPVIAIGLIIGFLGAVMGIGGGFILVPLLIYLLRVPTSTVIGTSMVLTLATMMIATMLHAMSNHLVDAVLALILMVGGVTGAQFGARAGQMIRGEQLRLLLGLLILAVGIRFAIELVIKPDDLFTIRETEISR; encoded by the coding sequence ATGCAGATTTATCTTCCGATCGCCGACATCCCGGTCAACATCTTCCTGTTGCTGGCGATGGGCGCGGCCGTCGGCTTCGTCTCCGGCATGTTCGGCATCGGCGGCGGGTTCCTGATGACGCCGCTCCTGATCTTCGTCGGCATCACCCCCGCGGTCGCGGTCGCCTCGGTCTCCAGCCACATCGCCGCCTCCTCGTTCTCCGGGGCGCTGTCCTATTGGCGACGGCGCGCCATCGATCCCTCGCTGGCCGCGGTGTTGATGATCGGCGGCGCGCTCGGCACCGGACTCGGCGTCGCCACCTTCACCCTGTTGCGGTCGCTCGGCCAGCTCGATCTGATGATCGCGCTGTCCTATGTCGTCCTGCTGACGAGCGTCGGCGGCACGATGTTCTGGGAGGGTCTGCGGGCGATGATGCGCGCGCGCCAGGGCGCGGTCGCGACCGTGCGGCGTCCGGGCAGCCATGTCTGGATCCATGGCCTGCCGCTGAAGATGCGCTTCAAGCGCTCGAAGATCTATGTCTCCGTCATTCCGGTGATCGCCATCGGCCTCATCATCGGCTTCCTCGGCGCCGTGATGGGCATCGGCGGCGGCTTCATTCTGGTGCCCCTGCTGATCTACCTGCTGCGCGTGCCGACCTCGACCGTCATCGGCACCTCGATGGTCCTGACGCTCGCGACCATGATGATCGCGACCATGCTGCACGCGATGAGCAATCATCTGGTCGACGCCGTGCTGGCGCTGATCCTGATGGTCGGCGGCGTCACCGGCGCGCAGTTCGGGGCCCGCGCCGGCCAGATGATCCGCGGCGAGCAGCTGCGGCTGCTGCTCGGCCTGCTGATCCTCGCCGTCGGCATCCGGTTCGCGATCGAGCTCGTGATCAAGCCCGACGACCTGTTCACGATCCGCGAGACCGAGATCAGCAGATGA
- a CDS encoding TIGR02186 family protein, which yields MTPLRLASLTFMLLLAGAASARAERLIVSVSNHRVTVTPNYSGEELVLFGSVEKDTQTPPGRTAYDLVVTVRGPRADMVTRRKERKFGIWINTDSRQFLKVPGYLALFANRQFDAMAAPEVLRRQQLGLNNVLLTQRVGPDYADVVPNDAFRSAFVRLQSQHGLYREDTSAVTFLTPTLFRTGIPLPAAVPIGTYEVEIKLLADGALVTKTETAFEIVKVGFEQFVANSARQSGFVYGLVTAAMALMTGWMASIVFRRD from the coding sequence ATGACGCCGCTCCGCCTCGCCAGCCTCACCTTCATGCTGCTGCTTGCCGGCGCCGCATCGGCGCGCGCCGAGCGGCTGATCGTCTCGGTCTCCAACCATCGCGTGACGGTGACGCCGAACTATTCCGGGGAGGAGCTGGTGCTGTTCGGCTCGGTCGAGAAGGACACCCAGACCCCGCCGGGTCGCACCGCCTATGACCTCGTCGTCACCGTCCGGGGCCCGCGGGCCGACATGGTGACGCGGCGCAAGGAGCGCAAGTTCGGCATCTGGATCAACACCGACTCGCGCCAGTTCCTCAAGGTGCCCGGCTATCTGGCGCTGTTCGCCAACCGCCAGTTCGACGCGATGGCCGCGCCCGAGGTGCTGCGCCGGCAGCAGCTCGGACTCAACAACGTGCTGCTGACCCAGCGCGTCGGTCCCGACTATGCCGACGTGGTCCCGAACGACGCGTTCCGCAGCGCCTTCGTGCGGCTGCAATCGCAGCACGGTCTGTACCGCGAGGATACGTCCGCGGTGACCTTCCTCACGCCAACGCTGTTCCGCACCGGCATTCCGCTCCCCGCTGCGGTGCCGATCGGCACCTACGAGGTCGAGATCAAGCTGCTCGCCGACGGCGCGCTGGTCACCAAGACGGAGACCGCGTTCGAGATCGTCAAGGTCGGCTTCGAGCAGTTCGTCGCGAACTCGGCGCGGCAGAGCGGCTTCGTCTACGGCCTCGTCACCGCCGCGATGGCGCTGATGACGGGATGGATGGCGTCGATCGTGTTCCGTCGGGATTGA
- a CDS encoding MBL fold metallo-hydrolase, which translates to MSVAITLIGGPTALIEIDGFRLLTDPTFDAPGRYELPHVVLEKLTGPAMTAEAIGEVDAVLLSHDQHSDNLDHGGRAFLRRAPRVLTTEVGASRLGALAEGLAPWQTTQLSKGGRTLTVAATPARHGPAGIEPLAGDVIGFVLIPQHGAPVYVSGDTVFYDGVAEVARRFKPGVVMPFAGAAQTRGPFHLTMDTNDTIETARVFAEAAIVPVHTDGWAHFRQSAQDLRKTFDALGFGARLKLLEPGVRTVIASPPSSSP; encoded by the coding sequence ATGAGTGTTGCGATCACCCTGATCGGCGGCCCGACCGCCCTTATCGAAATCGATGGCTTCCGCCTGCTGACCGATCCCACATTCGATGCTCCCGGCCGCTATGAATTGCCGCATGTCGTACTGGAGAAGCTCACTGGACCAGCGATGACCGCTGAGGCGATCGGGGAGGTCGATGCGGTGCTGCTGAGCCATGATCAGCACTCCGACAATCTCGACCATGGCGGCCGCGCCTTCCTGAGACGCGCACCGCGCGTGCTCACGACGGAAGTCGGCGCAAGCAGGCTCGGTGCGCTGGCGGAAGGATTGGCGCCGTGGCAGACGACGCAGCTCAGCAAAGGCGGCAGGACATTGACGGTCGCGGCGACGCCGGCGCGCCATGGTCCCGCCGGCATCGAGCCGCTCGCGGGCGATGTGATCGGCTTCGTCCTGATCCCGCAGCACGGCGCGCCCGTCTATGTCAGTGGCGACACGGTGTTCTATGACGGCGTGGCGGAGGTGGCGCGGCGTTTCAAGCCTGGCGTCGTGATGCCTTTTGCCGGAGCGGCGCAGACACGCGGGCCGTTCCACCTCACCATGGACACCAACGACACGATCGAGACCGCGCGCGTGTTTGCCGAGGCCGCCATCGTTCCGGTTCACACGGATGGCTGGGCGCATTTCCGCCAGAGCGCGCAGGACCTGCGCAAGACCTTCGATGCGCTCGGGTTCGGTGCGCGGCTGAAGCTTCTGGAGCCCGGTGTGCGGACGGTGATCGCCTCGCCACCCAGCTCCTCCCCCTGA
- a CDS encoding DMT family transporter: MSSVSSVAVSPVKSNLLPLEIGLFCLLWSFAFVAGKIGVTYCPPLLLLAARFSLAGVLILVVPAVRGELRMSWRDAAVFAIIGIANNALYLGLGYTGLQTVSAGLGGLIVSANPVFTAVLAALLLGEPLTLRKISGLALGTIGVAMIVWHRMSVGTDQLEGILYTLAALASIVTGTILFKQLAPQGSLWVGNGIQNLSAGLVLWPVALGVSHVGEIVPNAQLIGAFAFLVLGGSILAYVLWFHLLKVCGATAASAYHFVMPPLAMIFAFLVLGEHVALQDLLGVVPVALGIYLVTRAPARIIGASS; the protein is encoded by the coding sequence ATGTCGTCCGTATCCTCCGTTGCCGTGAGCCCCGTGAAGTCCAACCTGCTGCCGCTCGAAATCGGCCTGTTCTGCCTGTTGTGGAGCTTTGCCTTCGTTGCCGGCAAGATCGGGGTGACCTATTGTCCGCCGCTGCTGCTGCTCGCGGCGCGGTTCTCGCTCGCCGGTGTCCTCATTCTTGTGGTGCCGGCGGTCCGGGGCGAGCTGCGCATGAGCTGGCGCGATGCGGCCGTGTTCGCGATCATCGGCATCGCCAACAACGCGCTGTATCTCGGTCTCGGCTACACCGGGCTGCAGACGGTGTCGGCGGGGCTCGGCGGCCTGATCGTCTCGGCCAATCCGGTGTTCACCGCGGTGCTCGCGGCGCTGCTGCTGGGCGAGCCGCTGACCCTGCGCAAAATCTCGGGCCTCGCGCTCGGCACCATCGGCGTCGCCATGATCGTCTGGCACCGTATGTCCGTCGGCACCGACCAGCTCGAAGGCATTCTCTATACGCTGGCGGCGCTGGCCTCGATCGTCACCGGCACCATCCTGTTCAAGCAGCTCGCCCCGCAGGGCAGCCTGTGGGTCGGCAACGGCATCCAGAACCTCTCAGCCGGGCTGGTGTTATGGCCGGTCGCGCTCGGCGTGTCGCACGTGGGCGAGATCGTGCCGAATGCGCAACTGATCGGCGCGTTCGCCTTCCTCGTGCTCGGCGGCTCGATCCTGGCCTATGTGCTCTGGTTCCATCTCTTGAAAGTATGCGGCGCGACCGCGGCCAGCGCCTATCATTTCGTGATGCCGCCGCTCGCGATGATCTTCGCCTTCCTGGTGCTCGGCGAGCACGTGGCGCTGCAGGACCTGCTCGGCGTCGTTCCCGTCGCGCTTGGGATCTATCTGGTCACGCGGGCGCCGGCCCGTATCATTGGAGCATCGTCATGA
- a CDS encoding LysR family transcriptional regulator codes for MLDLDLLRSFVSVVEAGGFTRASERVHRTQSTISQQIRRLEDDLGQTLLNRDGREVTPTEAGERLLSYARRLLALAEEARDVVARPGPDGAVKLGIPEDFAAYRLAKLLAAFSRAHPDLRLDVRADQSLNLKRDIERGDLDLALLKRGADDAHAAIAAWPEQVYWVTSKSHPVNLEARSLPLIGFPLGCIYRTRAIHALESEGRAWHMAYTSSSLAGIQAAVAAGMGLSILSEMSVQAEHRVLTAREGFAPIERTEVALLASPDASPATLRLADRLAEFCEKVQAKAA; via the coding sequence ATGCTCGATCTGGACCTGTTGCGCAGCTTCGTCTCGGTGGTCGAGGCGGGCGGCTTCACCCGCGCGAGCGAGCGCGTCCACCGCACGCAGTCGACGATCAGCCAGCAGATTCGCCGGCTGGAGGACGACCTCGGCCAAACGCTGCTCAACCGCGACGGCCGCGAGGTCACGCCGACCGAGGCCGGCGAACGGCTGTTGTCCTATGCCCGCCGCCTGCTCGCGCTCGCCGAGGAGGCCCGCGACGTCGTGGCGCGGCCCGGACCCGACGGCGCGGTGAAGCTCGGCATCCCCGAGGATTTCGCGGCCTACCGGCTCGCCAAGCTGCTCGCCGCGTTCTCGCGCGCCCACCCCGATCTGCGGCTCGACGTGCGCGCCGACCAGAGCCTCAACCTCAAGCGCGACATCGAGCGCGGCGATCTCGATCTGGCGCTGCTCAAGCGCGGTGCCGACGATGCACACGCAGCGATCGCGGCATGGCCGGAGCAGGTCTATTGGGTGACCAGCAAGAGCCATCCGGTCAACCTCGAGGCCCGCTCGCTGCCGCTGATCGGCTTCCCGCTCGGCTGCATCTATCGCACCCGCGCGATCCATGCGCTGGAGAGCGAGGGACGCGCCTGGCACATGGCCTACACATCGTCGAGCCTCGCCGGCATCCAGGCCGCGGTCGCCGCCGGCATGGGACTGAGCATCCTGTCCGAGATGTCGGTGCAGGCGGAGCACCGCGTGCTGACGGCCCGCGAGGGCTTTGCGCCGATCGAGCGCACGGAGGTCGCGCTGCTCGCCTCGCCCGACGCCAGCCCGGCGACGTTGCGCCTGGCCGACCGGCTGGCCGAGTTCTGCGAGAAGGTGCAGGCGAAGGCGGCCTGA
- the pdeM gene encoding ligase-associated DNA damage response endonuclease PdeM, translating into MDVAGTALRVDLSGALVWDEQRLLVVSDLHLEKGSSYASRGTLLPPFDTVATLNRLTAVIAHYNPRVVIALGDSFHDRDAHTRLTGDDRACIANLQVGRDWVWITGNHDPAPRGIGGELADAVTLGAVTFRHEPSGARGEIAGHLHPKARVATRARTLERRCFVCDGERAVMPAFGAYAGGLSVRDAAFAKLFPKRAFIAHVLGDRRLHSIAAARCY; encoded by the coding sequence ATGGACGTCGCCGGCACCGCGCTGCGCGTCGATCTCTCCGGCGCGCTGGTGTGGGACGAGCAGCGTCTGCTCGTCGTCTCCGATCTGCATCTGGAAAAGGGCTCGAGCTACGCGTCGCGCGGCACCTTGCTGCCGCCGTTCGATACCGTTGCGACTCTCAATCGCCTCACAGCCGTGATCGCCCACTACAATCCGCGCGTCGTGATCGCGCTTGGCGACAGCTTTCACGATCGCGATGCGCATACGCGTCTCACCGGCGACGACCGCGCCTGCATCGCCAACCTGCAGGTCGGCCGCGACTGGGTCTGGATCACCGGCAACCACGATCCGGCCCCGCGCGGCATCGGCGGCGAACTGGCCGACGCGGTCACGCTCGGCGCGGTGACGTTCCGTCACGAGCCCTCCGGCGCGCGCGGCGAGATCGCCGGCCATCTGCATCCGAAGGCGCGCGTCGCGACACGAGCGCGCACGCTGGAGCGGCGCTGCTTCGTCTGCGATGGCGAGCGCGCCGTGATGCCGGCGTTCGGCGCCTATGCCGGGGGCCTGAGCGTGCGCGACGCGGCCTTCGCCAAGCTGTTTCCGAAGCGCGCCTTCATCGCGCATGTGCTGGGAGATAGGCGTCTGCACAGCATCGCCGCGGCGCGGTGCTATTAG